A stretch of Janibacter endophyticus DNA encodes these proteins:
- the dusB gene encoding tRNA dihydrouridine synthase DusB has translation MTAPPDAPATTPSPVLPPLRLGRHTITSPVVLAPMAGITNLAFRRLCRQYGAAGHAASGASSLYVNEMVTSRAVVERSPETMRLLEHDPDEHPRSVQLYSVDPTATRLAARLIATEDRADHIDLNFGCPVPKVTRKGGGAALPWKRDLFRAIVGAAVEEGARRDIPVTVKMRKGIDDEHLTYLEAAQIAVDEGVAAVSLHGRTAAQAYSGQADWAAIRLLKETITSVPVLGNGDIWSAEDALRMVAETGCDGVVVGRGCLGRPWLFTDLAAALAGSPARVRPTLGEVTATLRLHAEHLTDFYGGDELRACRDIRKHIAWYLKGFPAGSSVRNQLALVDSLAALDGLIATLDPDVPWPDEAADGPRGRAGSPRTVALPENWLRSRELDDTQAAQVAQAELSVSGG, from the coding sequence ATGACTGCTCCGCCCGACGCACCCGCGACGACCCCGTCGCCCGTGCTGCCACCCCTTCGCCTGGGTCGCCACACGATCACCTCGCCCGTCGTCCTCGCCCCCATGGCCGGGATCACCAACCTCGCCTTCCGGCGGCTCTGCCGCCAGTACGGCGCCGCCGGGCACGCCGCGAGCGGCGCGAGCAGCCTCTACGTCAACGAGATGGTCACCTCGCGCGCCGTCGTCGAGCGCTCGCCCGAGACGATGCGCCTGCTCGAGCACGACCCCGACGAGCACCCCCGCAGCGTGCAGCTCTACAGCGTCGACCCGACGGCGACGCGACTGGCCGCCCGGCTCATCGCCACGGAGGACCGGGCCGACCACATCGACCTCAACTTCGGCTGCCCCGTGCCCAAGGTGACCCGCAAGGGTGGCGGCGCGGCGCTGCCGTGGAAGCGCGACCTCTTCCGCGCCATCGTCGGTGCGGCCGTCGAGGAGGGCGCGAGGCGCGACATCCCGGTGACGGTCAAGATGCGCAAGGGCATCGACGACGAGCATCTCACCTATCTCGAGGCGGCCCAGATCGCCGTCGACGAAGGGGTGGCCGCGGTCTCCCTCCACGGCCGCACCGCGGCCCAGGCGTACTCCGGCCAGGCCGACTGGGCAGCGATCCGGCTGCTCAAGGAGACGATCACGAGCGTCCCGGTGCTCGGCAACGGCGACATCTGGTCCGCCGAGGACGCCCTGCGAATGGTCGCCGAGACCGGCTGCGACGGGGTCGTCGTCGGGCGTGGCTGCCTCGGCCGGCCGTGGCTCTTCACCGACCTCGCGGCCGCCCTCGCCGGGTCGCCGGCGCGGGTCCGGCCGACGCTCGGCGAGGTGACGGCGACCCTGCGGCTGCACGCCGAGCACCTCACCGACTTCTACGGCGGCGACGAGCTGCGCGCCTGCCGCGACATCCGCAAGCACATCGCCTGGTACCTCAAGGGCTTCCCCGCCGGGTCGAGCGTGCGCAACCAGCTCGCCCTCGTCGACTCCCTCGCCGCCCTCGACGGGCTCATCGCGACCCTCGACCCGGACGTGCCGTGGCCCGACGAGGCGGCCGACGGCCCGCGCGGGCGGGCCGGGTCACCCCGGACCGTCGCCCTGCCGGAGAACTGGCTGCGCAGCCGCGAGCTCGACGACACCCAGGCGGCCCAGGTCGCCCAGGCCGAGCTCTCGGTCAGCGGAGGCTGA
- a CDS encoding cation diffusion facilitator family transporter — MTLLSSHGREVGAVGDDGVMSTAAAAPEATDRSRLTRFAWLAIAAAFVTIGLKTGAWLVTGSVGLLSDAAESVVNLVAAVGALIALRVAAAPADDSHHFGHAKAEYFSAAVEGAMIAVAALIIIWQAVLRLLDPRPLEDIGLGLGISIVASVVNGLVAVVLVRAGREHRSITLTADGKHLLTDVVTSVGVVIGVALVWLTGLDWLDPVIALLVAVNILWAGWGLINESAHGLMDHTMDEQDNVDIATTLERWTTDEVHFHGLRTRVAGHRSFAEVHVLVPGVWSVQRAHDLVEDVEAELHERFPDLAVSAHIEPREDPRAYGDYEAEIPVSDPARDVPPAPLTKDPA, encoded by the coding sequence ATGACCCTCCTATCGTCCCACGGCCGCGAGGTCGGGGCGGTCGGCGATGATGGGGTGATGAGCACCGCCGCCGCCGCCCCCGAGGCCACGGACCGATCCCGCCTGACCCGCTTCGCCTGGCTCGCCATCGCGGCCGCCTTCGTGACCATCGGGCTCAAGACCGGTGCCTGGCTCGTCACCGGCTCGGTCGGCCTGCTCTCCGACGCCGCCGAGTCGGTCGTCAACCTCGTCGCGGCCGTCGGCGCGCTCATCGCCCTCCGGGTCGCGGCGGCGCCGGCCGACGACAGCCACCACTTCGGTCACGCGAAGGCGGAGTACTTCTCCGCCGCGGTCGAGGGGGCGATGATCGCGGTCGCCGCGCTCATCATCATCTGGCAGGCGGTGCTGCGCCTGCTCGACCCGCGACCGCTCGAGGACATCGGGCTCGGCCTGGGCATCTCGATCGTCGCCTCGGTCGTCAACGGCCTCGTCGCCGTCGTCCTCGTGAGAGCCGGCCGGGAGCACCGCTCGATCACCCTCACCGCCGACGGCAAGCACCTCCTCACCGACGTCGTCACCTCCGTCGGTGTCGTCATCGGCGTGGCCCTCGTGTGGCTCACCGGCCTCGACTGGCTCGACCCGGTCATCGCGCTGCTCGTCGCCGTCAACATCCTCTGGGCCGGGTGGGGCCTGATCAACGAGTCCGCGCACGGCCTCATGGACCACACGATGGACGAGCAGGACAACGTCGACATCGCGACCACGCTGGAGCGCTGGACGACGGACGAGGTGCACTTCCACGGGCTGCGCACCCGGGTGGCCGGCCACCGGTCCTTCGCCGAGGTCCACGTGCTCGTCCCTGGGGTCTGGAGCGTCCAACGGGCCCACGACCTCGTCGAGGACGTCGAGGCCGAGCTGCACGAGCGCTTCCCCGACCTCGCGGTCTCGGCGCACATCGAGCCGCGCGAGGACCCGCGCGCCTACGGTGACTACGAGGCGGAGATCCCCGTCAGTGATCCTGCCCGCGACGTCCCACCCGCTCCCCTGACGAAGGACCCGGCATGA
- a CDS encoding sulfurtransferase, whose translation MTQLITAQALASMLAEDREDLVVLDVQYELGGRPSAQLYADGHVPGAVPLDLDAVLAGPPGEGGRHPLPDPAVLEAGLRAAGVRARDAVVVYDQQTSLAAARAWWVLRWAGVEQVRVLDGGLAGWRAEGHDVSTETAVLEPGDVTVVPGSMPVLDAAGAARVAEEGVLVDARTPERFRGESEPIDPVAGRIPGAVNVPMGELLGEDGRFLPADALRARFHAVGAHRGGDAPVGAYCGSGITAAHTVLAMHEAGIAAIPYIGSWSHWITDPERPVASG comes from the coding sequence ATGACCCAGCTCATCACCGCGCAGGCTCTCGCCTCGATGCTCGCCGAGGACCGCGAGGACCTCGTCGTGCTCGACGTCCAGTACGAGCTCGGTGGCCGTCCGAGCGCGCAGCTGTACGCGGACGGGCACGTCCCCGGCGCGGTCCCCCTCGACCTCGACGCCGTGCTCGCCGGCCCGCCCGGGGAGGGCGGTCGGCACCCGCTCCCCGACCCGGCCGTGCTCGAGGCCGGCCTGCGGGCCGCGGGGGTGCGCGCGCGCGATGCCGTCGTCGTCTACGACCAGCAGACCTCCCTCGCCGCCGCCCGCGCCTGGTGGGTGCTGAGGTGGGCGGGTGTCGAGCAGGTCCGGGTCCTCGACGGCGGGCTCGCGGGCTGGCGCGCGGAGGGGCACGACGTGTCGACCGAGACGGCGGTCCTCGAGCCCGGCGACGTGACCGTCGTGCCCGGCAGCATGCCGGTGCTCGACGCCGCGGGTGCCGCGCGGGTGGCCGAGGAAGGGGTGCTTGTCGACGCGCGGACTCCCGAGCGCTTCCGCGGCGAGAGCGAGCCGATCGACCCGGTCGCCGGCCGGATCCCCGGGGCGGTCAACGTGCCGATGGGCGAGCTGCTCGGCGAGGACGGCCGCTTCCTGCCGGCGGACGCGCTGCGCGCCCGCTTCCACGCCGTCGGGGCGCACCGCGGGGGCGACGCCCCGGTCGGGGCCTACTGCGGCTCGGGCATCACTGCCGCGCACACCGTGCTCGCGATGCACGAGGCGGGCATCGCGGCGATTCCGTACATCGGCTCGTGGAGCCACTGGATCACCGACCCCGAGCGACCGGTCGCGAGCGGCTGA